A window from Candidatus Nitrospira neomarina encodes these proteins:
- the glmM gene encoding phosphoglucosamine mutase — MGKLFGTDGVRGVANLDPMTSEMAMKLGRAAAHVFRKRDGRHKIIIGKDTRVSGYMLESALTAGLCSMGVDVLLVGPLPTPAIAFMTRSLRADAGVMISASHNPYQDNGIKFFSNDGMKLPDELEHRIENLILSNEIEHIRPTADAIGKAYRIDDAEGRYIEFVKRSLPREMDFQNMRIVLDCAHGAAYHVFPKVIHELGAKVWVMGNEPDGLNINDGCGAVHPERLQQMVRDRKADIGIALDGDADRALFVCEKGQVVDGDHALAAFALDLKRLGRLRHNTVVGTVMSNFGFEVCMREAGINLVRTAVGDRYILERMVAEDFNLGGEQSGHMIFLDYHTSGDGMISGLQMLKLMKRAQKPLSEIAMCMHSTPQVLVGVTVPHKPDLQSLPQLQQAIQDKERAMNGTGRILVRYSGTEPLLRVMVEGQDNQVIQEIAEDLITVVKSCIQ; from the coding sequence ATGGGGAAACTATTCGGTACGGATGGGGTGCGTGGGGTCGCGAACCTGGATCCGATGACTAGCGAAATGGCCATGAAATTAGGACGGGCGGCAGCCCATGTTTTTCGTAAACGTGATGGACGACATAAAATCATCATTGGAAAAGATACTCGTGTGTCCGGGTATATGCTGGAGTCTGCCTTAACTGCCGGACTGTGCTCTATGGGTGTGGATGTCTTATTAGTCGGACCCTTGCCGACCCCGGCAATTGCGTTCATGACCCGTAGTTTGAGAGCCGATGCCGGGGTGATGATTTCTGCTTCTCACAATCCCTATCAGGATAATGGCATAAAGTTTTTCTCGAATGACGGGATGAAATTGCCGGATGAACTGGAACATCGTATCGAAAATCTTATTCTTTCCAATGAAATAGAGCATATTCGACCGACCGCTGACGCCATCGGGAAAGCCTATCGCATTGATGATGCTGAAGGACGATATATTGAGTTCGTCAAGCGTTCGCTTCCCCGTGAAATGGATTTTCAGAATATGCGAATTGTCTTGGATTGTGCTCATGGAGCAGCGTATCACGTTTTTCCAAAGGTCATTCATGAACTAGGCGCGAAAGTCTGGGTGATGGGCAATGAACCTGACGGTCTCAATATAAATGACGGGTGTGGCGCAGTGCACCCGGAACGATTACAGCAGATGGTTCGAGACCGGAAGGCCGACATCGGTATTGCCCTCGACGGAGATGCGGATCGGGCTTTGTTTGTCTGTGAGAAGGGACAGGTGGTGGATGGAGATCATGCCTTGGCGGCTTTTGCTCTTGACCTTAAACGGCTAGGCCGGTTACGACACAATACCGTGGTCGGAACGGTAATGAGTAATTTTGGGTTTGAGGTCTGTATGCGAGAGGCTGGTATCAATTTGGTACGAACGGCTGTTGGGGATCGATATATCTTGGAGCGAATGGTGGCTGAAGATTTTAATCTGGGTGGAGAGCAATCCGGCCATATGATCTTTTTGGATTATCATACGAGTGGTGATGGAATGATCTCCGGCTTGCAAATGCTGAAGCTGATGAAGCGAGCTCAAAAACCATTGTCGGAAATTGCCATGTGTATGCATTCTACCCCTCAAGTGTTGGTGGGGGTCACCGTTCCCCACAAGCCTGACCTGCAGAGCCTTCCACAGTTACAGCAGGCTATTCAAGACAAAGAGCGGGCGATGAATGGAACCGGACGGATTCTTGTACGCTATTCCGGTACGGAACCGTTGCTGCGAGTGATGGTTGAAGGTCAAGATAACCAGGTCATTCAGGAGATTGCAGAAGATTTAATCACAGTTGTGAAGTCCTGCATTCAGTAA
- a CDS encoding DNA internalization-related competence protein ComEC/Rec2 has translation MSYLTGLWLGPFLTFFPLSLLGALFIFGCILTWFEQHRRLTRKTGFILFALVVGGIGHAYWAATTQWDSNLVIEADAQPIFLEGTIVAPVRQTPDGLILLVEATHMVKQGEEQMARGRIRLTWREPGASTLIYGDHVAFMARVREPYGTMNPGGFHYGRYLKRQGIHAVASVQGPEGIRIQGSPEPTTRGFILGVVDRWRQSIHHAAVSSLTNPALGLFLGMVLGEQSYIESDIRDAFMASGTVHILSISGSHLGLLALLIFAGARWSLRQLPTVWLEQLSLRLTATRFAVLITLPAVSFYTLLAGAEMATVRSWIMIVVCCAGIWLGRERNLVTALALAALLMVLPHPEAIRDISFQLSYLSVAAIALVVQARKEKESNLSGLDAAFPTEKPTWLLGFWQKVVLAWLMTLAVSLTTLPLVAHDFHQIPWLGLLANMVIVPFVGTIMIPLGLLSGMMVLVGGGGILPLASLNQWAFDWLAQVVMILSHVPGAAWYVASPSLSSMIVFWGLLAVVVAMWHRQLIRWGCGTILLAILLWWGWSPRTGWDPGTVRVTFLDVGQGDATLIELPDGQTVLIDGGPSYRRLDMGRAVIGPYLWNRGIRRLDHVVATHPQWDHVGGLPWVLDTFEVGQYWDNGISRPERFFSRLHLAVKSAGLQEQTSTAGTVIVSPGPCSLIVLNPSPRQGTEQNVSWTVSSGKDLNNRSLVTRLECGLHSFLFTADAEQQSLNELLQVSSGLSARIVKVPHHGAKSSLHREWVNRLQAEAMVVSVGVHNRYGHPAPEVLDAYKQRGLPVYRTDRDGAVWFIAHLGSDDMIVRTAREGSLLQVQAGPRMWEEEWGNWTRVWNR, from the coding sequence GTGTCCTACCTCACCGGGCTGTGGTTGGGCCCGTTTCTAACCTTCTTCCCCCTATCCCTTTTGGGGGCTCTTTTTATTTTTGGGTGCATTCTCACCTGGTTTGAACAACACCGACGCCTAACTCGAAAGACCGGATTCATCCTGTTTGCCCTTGTGGTGGGAGGAATCGGCCATGCTTATTGGGCAGCAACCACGCAATGGGATTCGAATCTAGTTATCGAGGCGGATGCACAGCCCATCTTCCTTGAAGGAACTATTGTCGCACCGGTCAGGCAGACCCCGGATGGACTGATTTTGCTGGTGGAGGCGACCCATATGGTGAAACAGGGAGAAGAGCAGATGGCTCGTGGGCGAATCCGTCTCACTTGGCGGGAACCAGGTGCTTCTACATTAATTTACGGTGATCATGTCGCCTTTATGGCCCGAGTACGCGAACCCTATGGAACCATGAACCCTGGCGGATTTCATTATGGACGATATCTAAAACGCCAAGGAATTCATGCTGTCGCGTCCGTGCAAGGCCCGGAAGGCATCCGGATTCAGGGCTCCCCAGAGCCGACCACCCGTGGGTTTATATTGGGTGTGGTCGATCGCTGGCGCCAATCGATTCATCATGCGGCGGTCTCCAGTCTCACAAATCCTGCATTGGGATTGTTCCTAGGGATGGTATTGGGAGAGCAAAGTTATATTGAGTCGGATATTCGGGACGCTTTTATGGCCAGCGGAACCGTGCATATTCTCTCGATCTCCGGGTCTCATTTAGGGTTATTGGCCTTGTTGATTTTTGCCGGAGCACGATGGAGCCTGCGCCAGTTACCGACGGTTTGGCTGGAACAACTCTCGTTACGACTCACCGCTACACGGTTTGCGGTCCTAATCACATTGCCGGCCGTCTCGTTTTATACCTTGCTGGCGGGAGCGGAAATGGCAACGGTCCGCTCATGGATCATGATCGTGGTATGTTGTGCCGGCATATGGTTGGGAAGGGAACGCAATCTGGTGACGGCGTTAGCGCTAGCCGCGCTTCTTATGGTATTGCCGCATCCGGAGGCGATTCGGGATATTTCTTTCCAGTTATCATATCTCTCAGTTGCTGCAATTGCCCTCGTGGTTCAGGCCCGGAAAGAAAAAGAATCCAATCTATCCGGATTAGATGCAGCCTTCCCAACAGAAAAACCGACATGGCTCTTGGGTTTCTGGCAAAAGGTCGTGCTAGCCTGGCTGATGACCCTCGCAGTCAGCTTGACCACCTTGCCTTTGGTCGCCCATGACTTTCATCAAATACCGTGGCTGGGGTTATTGGCAAATATGGTGATTGTGCCCTTCGTCGGCACGATAATGATTCCTCTGGGTTTGTTGTCAGGGATGATGGTCTTAGTGGGGGGAGGAGGAATTCTTCCTTTGGCCAGTCTGAATCAATGGGCCTTCGACTGGCTCGCGCAGGTGGTGATGATACTCTCACATGTTCCCGGAGCGGCCTGGTATGTTGCATCGCCGAGCTTGAGTTCGATGATCGTCTTTTGGGGACTGTTGGCCGTGGTTGTGGCTATGTGGCATCGGCAGCTGATCCGATGGGGGTGTGGCACAATCCTGCTCGCGATCCTTCTGTGGTGGGGATGGTCCCCGCGCACAGGGTGGGATCCAGGAACCGTACGAGTCACGTTCCTGGATGTGGGACAAGGTGATGCCACCCTCATTGAATTACCCGACGGTCAAACCGTTTTGATCGATGGTGGACCTTCCTACCGACGCTTGGATATGGGACGGGCGGTCATCGGACCGTATCTCTGGAATCGGGGTATCCGAAGGCTGGATCATGTGGTTGCAACGCATCCGCAATGGGATCATGTGGGTGGCCTGCCGTGGGTGTTGGATACGTTCGAGGTGGGACAATATTGGGATAATGGCATCTCTCGCCCTGAACGGTTTTTTTCTCGTCTCCACCTGGCGGTGAAATCTGCCGGACTTCAGGAACAGACAAGCACAGCAGGAACTGTCATTGTCAGCCCAGGACCTTGCTCGCTGATTGTGCTGAATCCTTCCCCTCGCCAAGGGACGGAGCAAAATGTTTCCTGGACAGTGTCTAGTGGAAAAGATCTTAATAATCGATCGCTCGTCACCAGACTCGAATGCGGGCTGCATTCATTTTTGTTCACGGCCGATGCGGAACAGCAATCTCTGAATGAATTGCTGCAGGTTTCTAGTGGTCTTTCTGCCCGCATCGTGAAAGTACCGCATCATGGAGCGAAAAGTTCTCTGCATCGTGAATGGGTGAATCGCCTTCAAGCTGAGGCGATGGTTGTTTCGGTGGGCGTCCATAACCGGTATGGACATCCAGCTCCTGAGGTGTTGGATGCCTATAAACAGCGAGGCCTTCCTGTATACCGAACTGATCGCGATGGAGCGGTCTGGTTCATCGCACATCTCGGATCAGACGACATGATCGTGCGAACAGCGAGGGAGGGGAGTCTGCTCCAGGTTCAAGCCGGCCCGCGTATGTGGGAAGAGGAATGGGGCAATTGGACTCGAGTATGGAATCGATAA
- a CDS encoding pentapeptide repeat-containing protein, which yields MANQEQLKLIKAGVNVWNAWRKANPSIRIDLSGGNFSRLELSCVDLAGANLQDVNFNHADLSGAILSGANLTESSLLETNLTGANLENANVSDADLLRAILIRANLERAHLAKTDLTGADLTEANLTEANLLLANLQGAKLIEANLEGCKLREANLSQANLASANIGRADLAQANLKQANLGGANVEQASLIQVNLQEANLQDLYNMTLLQLSKARSLRQARLDPSIYAQLLREYPHVCGED from the coding sequence ATGGCGAATCAAGAGCAATTGAAGCTCATCAAGGCGGGGGTAAATGTCTGGAATGCATGGAGAAAAGCCAATCCTTCCATTCGCATAGATTTGAGTGGGGGAAACTTTTCCAGACTGGAATTGTCCTGTGTCGATTTGGCCGGTGCCAACTTGCAAGATGTCAATTTCAATCACGCGGATCTTTCAGGTGCCATATTGTCCGGGGCTAATTTGACTGAGTCCAGTTTGTTGGAAACAAATTTGACCGGCGCGAACTTGGAAAATGCGAATGTGAGTGACGCGGATCTTCTTCGGGCCATACTCATACGGGCGAATCTTGAGCGGGCACATCTCGCCAAAACGGATTTAACAGGGGCAGATCTCACCGAAGCGAATCTGACTGAAGCGAATCTTCTCTTGGCCAATTTGCAAGGCGCAAAACTCATTGAAGCCAATTTGGAGGGATGTAAGCTGCGAGAGGCAAACCTGAGCCAGGCGAATCTTGCTAGCGCCAATATTGGTCGTGCTGATTTGGCGCAGGCTAATCTCAAGCAAGCGAATTTAGGGGGTGCGAATGTTGAGCAGGCTTCACTGATTCAGGTGAATTTGCAGGAAGCTAATCTTCAGGACCTGTACAACATGACTCTCCTACAATTGTCAAAAGCCAGATCGTTGCGGCAGGCTCGACTTGACCCGTCAATCTATGCACAGCTTTTAAGGGAGTATCCTCATGTATGTGGGGAGGATTAG
- a CDS encoding ZIP family metal transporter, with amino-acid sequence METIGSLIGLGAIAGVFPIYLGIALALIVAKALSRTWEGYLTGIATGVLVYLFFDLMHEAVEFTGATDVLSWVAFLGSLLIGFVGLVLIEQRQQGRNRTEPSKLFLPYMIALGMGLHNLGEGLAIGAAYMQGEWVLSGVLIMGFALHNGTEGFAIIGSAGKSRPSFKDIILMGLLAGLPTCLGTLISGFAVSHYFTIMFFALAAGSLLYVIFSLTTIFYTATRRVQSAYGVFTGISLMFLTAMFLQIVSGIRT; translated from the coding sequence ATGGAAACAATCGGATCATTAATCGGTCTAGGTGCCATTGCAGGGGTTTTCCCGATTTATCTTGGCATCGCATTGGCCTTAATAGTTGCAAAGGCCTTGAGCAGGACTTGGGAAGGCTATTTAACAGGAATCGCCACCGGCGTACTGGTGTATCTCTTTTTTGACCTCATGCACGAGGCCGTGGAATTCACGGGCGCGACTGACGTCCTTTCGTGGGTCGCCTTTCTCGGAAGCCTGTTGATCGGGTTTGTGGGATTGGTCCTCATTGAGCAGCGCCAGCAGGGTCGGAACCGGACAGAGCCATCCAAGCTATTCCTCCCCTACATGATTGCACTCGGAATGGGCCTACATAATTTGGGTGAAGGCCTGGCGATCGGCGCTGCCTACATGCAGGGCGAATGGGTTTTAAGCGGGGTCCTCATTATGGGCTTCGCTCTTCACAATGGGACAGAAGGATTTGCCATCATCGGCTCGGCTGGAAAATCAAGGCCGAGCTTCAAAGATATCATTTTGATGGGATTGCTGGCAGGTCTGCCAACTTGTCTGGGAACTTTAATCAGCGGATTCGCGGTGTCTCACTATTTTACCATCATGTTTTTTGCGTTAGCCGCGGGCTCGCTGTTATACGTAATCTTTTCTCTTACTACGATCTTCTATACCGCCACCCGCCGGGTCCAGTCGGCCTATGGGGTCTTCACCGGTATCAGTCTCATGTTCCTCACGGCCATGTTTCTGCAGATCGTCAGCGGCATCCGCACATAA